In one window of Acanthopagrus latus isolate v.2019 chromosome 15, fAcaLat1.1, whole genome shotgun sequence DNA:
- the LOC119033914 gene encoding polymeric immunoglobulin receptor-like, whose amino-acid sequence MAVHLSFLLLLTGLTGIHSITTVSKVSVKAGGSISTPCFYESQYINNVKYLCKGYHWTSCSYAVKTNKPSSGKFSISDDKIQRIFTVTMKNLNEQDTGYYWCAVEINNGGDDGKYFHLSVTGGTPSLSVDHQDITGLIGHNITINCHHLYPGVVKWCRLGGSCVTEPSGSIYGTEVTIDRKVHNVFTVTMSGLRTESSGWYWCVQGDLQMPVHLTVSEKPPTDQAPTTVDSEEQSDQVDLKSVIIPLSLLILALMVTFFVWFMLKRHKTTKGESSATTAAEEEVTYSDVKYVRQSSSKRSDAAMKSDVDVVYSSVVTQ is encoded by the exons ATGGCTGTTCATCTCagctttcttctcctcctcactggaCTCACAG GAATTCACAGCATAACTACAGTCAGTAAAGTGTCAGTGAAGGCTGGAGGTTCAATCTCTACCCCATGTTTCTATGAGTCACAATacataaacaatgtaaaatacTTATGTAAAGGATATCATTGGACCTCCTGCTCATAtgcagttaaaacaaacaaaccgagTTCAGGAAAGTTTTCAATCTCTGATGACAAAATCCAAAGAATCTTCACTGTGACCATGAAAAATCTGAACGAACAGGACACTGGTTATTACTGGTGTGCTGTGGAGATTAACAATGGGGGAGATGATGGAAAGTATTTCCACCTGTCAGTCACCGGAG GTACACCCAGTCTCTCTGTGGATCATCAGGATATTACAGGATTAATTGGACATAACATAACCATCAACTGTCACCATCTTTATCCTGGAGTAGTGAAGTGGTGCAGGCTGGGCGGCTCCTGTGTGACAGAGCCATCTGGATCAATATATGGAACAGAAGTGACCATTGATAGGAAAGTCCacaatgtttttactgtgaCTATGAGTGGactgaggacagagagcagcGGCTGGTATTGGTGTGTCCAGGGAGACTTACAGATGCCAGTGCATTTAACTGTTAGTGAGAAACCTCCAACTG ACCAAGCGCCGACCACAGTTGACAGTGAAGAGCAGAG TGATCAAGTTGACCTGAAGAGCGTCATCATCCCTTTGAGTTTGTTGATCCTTGCTCTAATGGTGACCTTTTTTGTCTGGTTTATGCTAAAAAGACACA AGACGACCAAAGGAGAATCATCAGCCACAACGGCG GCTGAAGAGGAAGTTACATACAGTGATGTTAAGTACGTGAGACAATCTTCCAGCAAG AGGTCAGATGCTGCGATGAAGAGTGATGTGGACGTGGTGTACAGCTCTGTCGTTACACAGTAG